The Burkholderia pyrrocinia genomic sequence CGCTTGCCTGCCCGCCTGCCGGTTGCGCGCCCGCCAGGGCCATCGCAACCCGGTGTCCCAAAAATAATGGCCGCGCGCGTGGACGCCTGTAAAATACGCAAAAAATTTTTGCAGAGTGTCCATGTCGCTTAAAAAATCGCCATTCTTCGAGCTGCGCAGCGGATCGGTCGATACGTTGCTGTTCACCGTGAAGACGACCGATCTCGACGCGTTGCGTGCCGAACTGGTCAAGCGCTTCGAAGCGACTCCCGAGTTTTTTGCCGACGATGTCGTCGCGATCGACGTCCGCCGCCTGGCGGAGGGCGAGCGCGTCGCGCTGGCCGATATCCGCCAGATGCTGAACGATGTGCGGATGCGTCCGGTGGGCGTGGTCGCATCGGCAACGCAGGGCTGGGCGGGGGAAGCCGGCCTGCCGTTGCTCGAGGCGCGCGATCGCCGCGCGCCGAAGCCGGCCGAGGGCTCGGAAGCGTCGCCGGTCGCCGAGGCCGTCGTCGCTGCAGCCGCCGCGGCGGCGCCCGAGCAGGCGTCCGAGCCGGCGCCGGCGTCGAACCAGACGGGCGGCCAGACGCTCGTGATCGACCGGCCGTTGCGTTCGGGGCAGCAGATTTACGCGAAAGGAGACCTCGTGGTGCTCGCGCCGGTCAGTCACGGCGCGGAGATCATCGCGGAAGGCAATATCCACATCTACGCGCCGTTGCGCGGCCGCGCACTCGCGGGCGTGCACGGCAATCACGACGCGCGCATTTTCTGCACGTGTCTCGAACCGGAACTGATTTCGATCGCGGGTATCTATCGAACAACCGAGAACCCGTTGCCCGCCGAAGTACTGGGCAAGGCGGTGCAGATCCGGCTCGAAGAGGAAAAACTGATGATCGAACCGCTGCGCCTGACGTAATTCACGCGGTGCGCGCCGGATCGATCGGCTCTCATTGACGAACACAGGGTATTGGGTAAATGGCAAAAATCATCGTGGTGACCTCGGGCAAGGGCGGCGTGGGCAAGACGACGACGAGCGCGAGCTTTGCGTCCGGTATCGCGCTGCGCGGCCACAAGACGGCCGTGATCGACTTCGACGTCGGCCTGCGCAACCTCGATCTCATCATGGGCTGCGAGCGCCGCGTGGTGTACGACCTCGTGAACGTGATCCAGGGCGAAGCGAACCTGAACCAGGCGCTGATCAAGGACAAGAAGTGCGAGAACCTGTTCATCCTGCCGGCGTCGCAGACGCGCGACAAGGATGCGCTGACGCGCGACGGCGTCGAGAAGGTGCTCAACGACCTGGTCGCGATGGACTTCGAATACATCGTCTGCGATTCGCCGGCCGGCATCGAGGCCGGCGCGCTGCACGCGATGTACTTCGCGGACGAAGCGCTGATCGTCACGAACCCGGAAGTGTCGTCGGTGCGCGACTCGGACCGCATTCTCGGCATCCTGTCGTCGAAGACGAAGCGCGCGACCGAAGGCAAGGATCCGATCAAGGAACACCTGCTGATCACGCGCTACAGCCCGAAGCGCGTGAGCGAAGGCGAGATGCTGTCGCTCGAGGACATCAGCGAGATCCTGCGCATCAAGCTGATCGGCGTGGTGCCAGAGTCGGAAGCCGTGCTGCACGCGTCGAACCAGGGCCTGCCGGCCGTGCACATCGACGGCACCGACGTCGCCGAAGCGTACAAGGACGTCGTCGCGCGCTTCCTCGGCGAGGACAAGCCGCTGCGCTTCACCGATTACCAGAAGCCGGGCCTGCTGCAGCGCCTCTTCGGCAGCAAGTAACGGAGGCCGCCCATGTCCATCCTTTCGTTTCTCCTCGGCGAGAAGAAGAAGTCCGCATCGGTCGCGAAGGAGCGCCTGCAGCTCATCATCGCGCACGAGCGGGTCGGCGGCCGGCCGCCGGCCGATTACCTGCCGGCGCTGCAGAAGGAGCTCGTCGCGGTCATCTCGAAGTACGTCCATATTTCGGACGATGACATCCGCGTGAGCCTCGAGCGCCAGGACGATCTCGAAGTCCTCGAAGTGAAGATCGAGATCCCGCAAGCCTGACCCTTGCCTGTCCCTCCGCACGGCGGCATCCGCCGCCGTGCGCGTCTTACGCCCTGTTGCACTTTCGGGCACGCCGTAACAACGCGTCTGTCGGCCGTTATCGGTCCTCCCGCATTGAACGAATACGCTTTGCGTTACTTGTTCAACCAGGAGGTTGTGATGGCTGTCTCTACCGTTCACCGTCGTATCGTTTCGCTCGCGCTGTTTGCCGCGGGCCTGTCAGCCGTCGTCGCGCCGTTTGCCGCGCATGCGGACGAGATTCTCGTCGGCGCACCCGTGATCGCGCCGCAGGGCCGCGTGGTCGTCGCCGAGCCGGTCGCCGTGCGTACCGAGGAAATCGTCGTCGTCGCGCCGAATGCGCCGCCGCCCGTGCGCTACGAGGTCCTGCCGACGGTGCGGGTGGGCTATGTGTGGGAGCGCGGTCACTGGCACTGGGACCATGGGCGCTACGTGTGGATCGGTGGTCACTGGGAAGCCGAGCGCGTCGGCATGCAATGGGTGCCGGGCCACTGGGATCAGCGCGGTCCGAACTGGTTCTGGACCCGCGGCCACTGGGCGTGACGGAGGCGCGTGATGAAAAGAACCGCAATCGCCATCGCGCTCGTCGCGATCACGCTGGCCGGGTGCATCGTCGTGCCGGCGCGGCCCGTCTACTACCGGCCGGCACCCGTCGTGATTTACTGAGCGTCGCGCGGGCCGGGCTGCGCCGGGGCGTGCGTGCCGGGCGCCGCCGGCCCAGCGTCGTGCGTCGCCGCCGCGTGCGTAGCGTGTTCGCCCGGCGCAGCGGCGGTCGGCGCGTCGGTGCCTTCGTCGCGCAGCGTGTCGAGCGGATCGGCGGGCGCGGCGGTCGCATCCTGCGGCTCGGTGACGCCGGCCGCACCCGCCGCACCCATCGAGGCGGCCGCGGCCGGTTCCGCGGCCGCAGCGGGCGGCGCGAGATAGCGCTGCGCGAGCGTTTCGTAGAGCGGCGGCGCGAAAAAGCGCGACACGCGGCTCGACACCAGCGCGGTGGCCATCAGCGAAATCACGAGCGCGTGGCCGTTGATCATCTCCATCACGATCACGAACGACGTGATCGGCGACTGCGTGACGGCCGCAAGATAGCCGACCATCGCGAGCGCGATCAGCATCGGCAGGCTCATGTTGCCGAACACGATGTGCAGCAGGTTGCCGAACCCGGCGCCGATCGACAGCGACGGCGCGAAGATCCCGCCCGGGATGCCCGGCAGGTACGACGCGACCATCGACACCATTTTCAGGAACGGGTAGAACACCGACAACTGCTCGCGGCCGTCGAGCAGGCCGCGCGCCTCGGCATAGCCGCTGCCGAACGTCGTGCCGCCCGACACGAGGCCGACGACGGCGATCACGAAGCCGCATAGCGCGGCGAACGCGATCGGCCGCTCGCGATACAGGCCGAGCAGTTGCGCGGGCAGCCAGCGCCCCGTGTTGAGCAGCAGCCAGCAGAACAGGCCGCCCGCGATGCCCGTCACGATCGCGGTGACCAGCACCGCGAGCGCCAGCAGCTTCGGAAAATGGAGGCCGGCATCGATCGTGCCGAAATACGTGTAGTTGCCGTTCAGGCCGAGCGCGACGACGCCGGCGAGGATGATCGCGGTGATCAGCACGCCGCTCGCGCGCGCGGAGAAGCTGCGCGTCAGCTCCTCGATCGCGAACACGATCCCGGCGAGCGGCGTATTGAATGCGGCCGACAGCCCGGCCGCCGCGCCGGCCAGCACCAGCTGGCGTTCGATCTGCGCGTTCGAGCGCGGGTAGAAGCGCCGCAGGTTGAACATCAGCGCTGCGCCGACCTGCACGGTCGGCCCTTCGCGGCCGATCGTGAAGCCGCCCAGAATGCCCAGGAACGAGACCAGCACCTTGCCGAACAGGATGCGCAGCGTCAGCAGCCGGGCGCCGAACGCACTCGGGCGCGCATGCAGCGTCGCGATTACCTGCGGGATGCCGCTGCCCTCGGCGCCGCGGAAGAAGCGGCGTGTGATCCATACCGACAGGGCGGCGATCGCCGGCGTCAGCAGCAGCGGCAGCCACGTGGCATGATCGCGCATCGTGCGGAACGTCTCGTAGCCCCAGTCGATCAGCCGCGCATAGAGCACGGCCGCGAGGCCGACGACGATCGCGCCGAGCCAGAAAACGCCGTACTGGCGCCAGATTCGCAGCGAGCGGCGGGTGAGAGCAGGAAACAGCGCGGGAAGGGCGGGGCGTGGCATCGGCGCGGGCCGGAAGGCAAAGACCGCATTATAAGAACGAACCGCAGCCACGCCGTGTGCGACAGCGTTTCGCAAGCTTGATGCATTTTGTTACAAACGTAATGTCGAAGTAATGTTCGCGCACGGCAACCGTCGCTAGCATGCCGAAATGGTCGTCAATCCCCACATATCGTGAAACGCATCCTCATCGTAAAAGTGACGTCGCTCGGCGACGTCGTCCAGACGCTACCCGTCGTCGCGGACCTGCATCGCGCCTTTCCCGGCGTGACGGTCGACTGGGCCGTCGACGAATCGTGCGCCGAGGTCGTGCGCTGGCACCCGGGCGTGAGCGCCGTCCTGTGCGCACCGCTGCGACGCTTCAAGAAGCTCCGGAATGTCGGCGACCTGAAGGCGATCTCGGCGTCGATCGGCGCGTTGCGCGCGCACCGCTACGATGCCGTCATCGACCTGCACGGCGTCTACAAGAGCGCGATCATTTCCGCGCTGGCGCGCGCCGCGCGCCGCTTCGGCTACCAGACGCAGGATCTCGGCGAAACGGGCGCACGCTTCGCGTATTCGCATCGCTTCGGCCCGCGGCCGGACTGCGACGCATGGCACGGGATGCGCGTGAGCGCCGGCGAGGCGTTCGGCTACGTGCCCGAAGGCGTCGCCACGTACGGCATCGTCGCGCCGCAGGACGCGAGCCTGCCGGCCGCCGTGACCGACGGCGCGCCGTTCATGCTGCTGTTCCATGCGACGTCCAATCCCGACAAGAAATGGCCGGCTGACCACTGGGCCGCGCTCGCCACGCAGATGATGGCGCGTGGCGTGCGCGTGCTGGTGCCGTGGGGATCGGCTGCCGAGCATGACGATGCGCAGGACATCGCCGCGCGCGCGCCGGGCGCGATCGTGCTGCCCGCGATGACCGTGCGCGAACTCGGTGCGGCGCTCGGCCGGGCCGCGCTCGTGGTGGGGGTCGATACGGGGTTCGTGCATATGGCGCACGCGCTGCAGCGGCCGACCGTGATGATTTTCGTCGCGACGTCGCGTCACCATTGCGGCATCGGCGGCGCACCGAATGCACTGTCGATCGGCGAGCCGGGCACGATCCCGTCCGTCGAGCAGGCGCTCGACGCGATCGATACGGTCGACCCTGCGTATGGCGCGCTGCGCGCGCGGCTGACCGCCTGACGCAGCGGGCCGGGCCGGTTCAGGCCAGCAGCGCCTCGACCGTGATGACGGCGGCGATGGCCGCCAGATTCGCCAGCAGCGCCTCGAACACGAGGCCGCGCCATGTCTTCGGCCGGAAGCGCAGCGCGAGCAGCAGCGCGCCACCCAGCGCGAGCGCGAGGATCAGGACGAGATCGGCATTGCCGAGGCGGATGTTCATGGCGGCGGCTCCTTCGGGGTGGGATCCGGGGGGCGCGCAGCGGCGCGCCCAGGATCGAGTATAGGTAGCGCCGGTCGCCACACAACCCGGGCCGCCCCGGAGTCTCAGACGAGCGACGCGTCGCGCGTTTCGCGCATCAGCAGCACGCCGACCAGGCTGATCGCCGCCGCGACCGAGACGTAGCCGCCAACCCACGACAGCCCGCCGCGCGCAGCCAGCAGTTGCGCGATATACGGCGCGATCGATGCGCCGAGAATCCCGCCGAGGTTGTACGCGACGCCCGCGCCCGTGTAGCGGACGTTGGTCGGGAACAGTTCCGGCAGCAACGCGCCCATCGGCGCGAACGTCACGCCCATCAGGAACAGTTCGATCGTCAGGAACAGCGCGACGAGCGGCATCGAGCCGCTGCCGAGCAGCGGTTCCATTGCAAAACCCGACAGCAGCGCGGCGATTGCGCCGACCACGAGCACCGGCTTGCGGCCGAAACGGTCCGATGCCCACGCGGAAAGCGGCGTCGCGAGCCCCATGAACACGACCGCGAAACACAGCAGGCCGAGGAAGCTCTGGCGCGGAATATGCAGCGCCGACACGCCGTACGACAGCGAGAACACCGTCGAGATATAGAACAGCGTGTAGCAGACGACCATCGCGAGCGCGCCGAGCAGCGTCGGCTGCCAGTGTTGCGTGACGAGCGTCGCGACCGGCACGCGCACGCGCTCGTTGCGGTCGAGCGCCGCCTGGAACGCGGGCGTTTCGGTGATCTTGAGCCGCACGTACAGGCCGACCGCGACGAGCACTGCGCTGACCAGGAACGGGATGCGCCAGCCCCAGCTGCGGAACTGCTCGTCGGACAGCGATAGCGCGAGCGCGAAGAACAGCCCGTTCGACATCAGGAAGCCGACCGAGGGCCCGAGCTGCGGGAACATCCCGAACCAGCCGCGCTTGCCCTGCGGCGCGTGCTCGGTCGCGAGCAGCGCTGCGCCGCCCCATTCGCCGCCGAGGCCGATCCCCTGGCCGAAGCGCAGCACGCACAGCAGCACCGGCGCGAGCGTGCCGATCGCGTCGTAGCCGGGCACGAAGCCGATCGCGGTGGTGGACACGCCCATCACGAGCAGCGACGCGACGAGCGTCGATTTGCGGCCGATGCGGTCGCCGAAATGCCCGAACAGGAACGAGCCGATCGGGCGCGCAATGAACGCGATGCCGAACGTGACGAATGCGGACAGCGCCTGCGCGGTCGCGGAGCCGTGCGGGAAGAAGACGGGGCCGATGACGAGCGCGGCGGCCGTCGCGTACACATAGAAATCGTAGAACTCGATCGCGGTGCCGATGAAGCTCGCGAACACGATGCGCCGGTGGCTGACGGCGCCGGCCGAGCCGGTTGCGTGTGCAACGGCCGGGGGAGATGCGGACATGGATGTCTCCGTTTTGTCGTTGGGGCGGTCGGCTGTGCGTGCGCTCGGGCAGGCGGACGCCTGCCGGGGGCAGCCGAGCGGATGATGCGGTGGCGCCGTGGACGCGCGCCGTGGCGCGAACGTCACCCGCCGGTCGACGATGGAGACGGGTACGTCGCCGCCGCCCGGTGCCGGCGTGGTCGGCTCGCATGCCGGATGGGGCGCGCGAACGCGCGCGCGGCGTGATGGCCGCGCGATTGCGGAAAATTATAGCCAGCGCCGCCGCACACCGGCAATCGCGGCGCGGCGGGCGGTCAGTCGAGCGATTGCGCCTGCGCGGACGCAGTGCTTTGCAACTGGAAGTGACCGTCGTCGTTGAAGAGCCAGCCTTCCATCATTTCGATCTGACCGTTGCCGTCGAGCAGTCGCGACGGCGGCGCCGGCAGCGGCGCCGAGCGGCGCAGCGACGCGAGCGCGAGCGCTTCCGCTTCGCTGTCGCCGTTGCTGCGATAGACGGAGGCGTTGACGAGGCGGCCGTTGCGATCGACGGTGAATGCGACGACGACGAGCGAGCGGAGCATCGCCTGCGGTGTGCCGTGCAGTACGCCGGACGGATTGCGTTCGGCAACGCGTTGCGCGATCTCGACGCGATACTGGGCGCGGCTCGCGCTGCGCGTGATCGACGGAATCGTCAGGACCGGGTGCAGCGACGGCGGCGGCGTGATCGTGCATGCGGCAAGCATGGTGGCGACGGCCAGCGCAGCAACACGCAGCCGGTCGACGCGCGGATGGAGAACGGGGCGCATGGGAGATAGCCAGAAGTGACTATAAAAAAATGATAGGCGTGCGCACGCAAGCCGATATCGGGAGAAACGCATAACGCGCGATGCGAGACGTTGCGATCGCTGATGATGACGGTCGGGCGCCGCATCGCACGTCGCGATGTGACGTGACATGTGACAGCGCGCTCGACTCGCTCGCGTTACGGCAGCGCACGCGCATGCCGGCGCGCCATGTTGCAAGTTTGAAAGCTTGAATGGCGCGGCGCGCGAGTCTCGCGCAGGCTCGCGTCGATCGTCCGGCTGCGCGTAGCGGTCGCCGAATGCGGCACTGCGACCGACGTCCGCACAATCACATGCGATGTCCTTCGTCCGGTTCAGAAGCCGTGCGTGACGAGCGACAGCACCGACAGGTCCGGATGCGTGCCGTCGATGATGCTCTTGCCGATGTGCACGGCTTCGTGGACTGCTTCATCGATGCTCGCGAAGCTTTCCTCGCCGTCCGCGTGGAACGGCACTGCGTGGCCGGGCAGTGCGGGATTCGCGCCCGGATGGCACACGTAGCCGGTGTACGTGTAGCGCGTGTCGCTGCCGGGCGCGGTGGCCGGCACGACATGGATCTCGAAGCCTTCGTAATCGACGTGATCCGTCGGTGTCGACAGTTCGGTCATGGCGATCTCCGTGTGCCGCGCGCAGGGGTGGCGTGTGCGGCATCGAGTACGCGGCGGCGGTCGTGTCGCCGTGTTGAACGAATTCTAGGTGATCGCGGGGCGGGCCGGGAGGCTTCCGGCGGGGCGCGACAGCGGCCGTTGCGCGGATTCGGTTGTGCGCTGCCGCGAGCGCGAGTTCCGCCTCGACGGACGCGCTCGCGCGCATGGCTGCGTCACTGTTTGCAGCGCGCGTCCTTTCGCTGCACGACCACGATCACCGGGTACTTCTGGCCGTGGTCGAGCTCCACGCGCGCCACGACGGTCAGCGTTGCCGGATCGGAATCGTCGTATACGCTGACCTGTTCGTTCCGGAGGTAGGTCACGCCGGTGCAGTTCGACGTGCGCCCGTCGTCCGACACCTTGCACTGGAGATCGTTGTCCTTCAGGTAGTTGTAGGGCGACGGGCTCGCGAGGTATTCGCTCAGGCCGCGCGGCGAGCCGCCGACGCCGGTCACGTAAGCGATCGCGCACGACGCCTGCGCGCCGCTGCCGGAGGCGGTGTCGGCCGCCGCGTGCGTGCTGACGGCAGCCAGCATGGCGACGAGCGACGAGACGATGAAGGGTTTCATGACGTGGGTTTCCCGTTTTCGCGAATCGGAGCGCGGGATTGTAACGGCAACCGGTGCGATGCGTCGGAACGTTGGGGCAGGGGCGTGCGGACAAACAAAAACCCCGTCATTCAGCGAATGGACGGGGTTTGGCGAATTTCCTGGCGGAAGCGGTGAGATTCGAACTCACGGACAGTTTCCCGTCGCTGGTTTTCAAGACCAGTGCCTTAAACCGCTCGGCCACGCTTCCACGCGAGGCGGCATTGTAACCGAAATGCCGCCGCTGTCGACCGGAGTCGGCATCGCTTCAATCGTCGCGCAGGAACAATTCCTGCAGGTCGTTGAGGAAACGCTGGCCGAGCGGCGTCGGCGCGATCTGCGTGAAATCGCGCGTGATCAGCCCGCGCCGTTCCGCTTCCTTCAGCGCCGGCTCGATCGTGCTCATCGGCAGGCCCGTGCGTTCGGCGAAGCTGTGCACGGGGAAGCCCTCGACGAGCCGCAGCGTGTTCAGCATGAACTCGAACGGCAGGTCGCGCGCGCCGACTTCACGCTCTTCCTGCACGGCCGCGCCGGCCATCGCCTGCTCGATGAAGGTCGCCGGATGCTTGTAGCGTGCCTGCCGCAGGATCCGGTTCGGGAACGACAGCTTCGTGTGCGCGCCCGCGCCGATCCCGAGATAGTCGCCGAAGCGCCAGTAGTTCAGGTTGTGCTTGCACTGATGATTCGGCTTCGCGTAAGCGGAAACTTCGTAGCGCCCGTAGCCGGCCTCGGCCGTGCGCGCGTGGATCCATTCCTGCATGTCGGCCGACGCGTCGTCGTCGGGGACGACCGGCGGGAACTTCGCGAACAGCGTATTCGGCTCGAGCGTCAGGTGATACAGCGACAGATGCGGCGGCGCGAACGACAGCGCGGTCTCGATGTCCGTGCGGCATTCGTCGAGCGTCTGGTTCGGCAGCGCGAACATCAGGTCGAGGTTGAAGTTGTCGAAGTTCTTCGCGGCGATCTCGACGGCCGCGCGCGCCTGCGCGGTGTCGTGAATCCGGCCGAGCGCCTTCAGGTGCGCCTCGTTGAAGCTCTGGATGCCGACCGACAGCCGGTTCACGCCGCTTGCGCGGAACTGCGCGAACTTCGCGGCCTCGAACGTGCCCGGATTCGCCTCGAGCGTGATCTCGGCATCGGCGTCGAGCGGCAGCAGCGCGCGCACGTCGGACAGCATCCGGTCGAGACCGGCCGCCGACAGCAGGCTCGGCGTGCCGCCGCCGATGAACACGGTATGCACCTGCCGTCCCCACACGAGCGGCAGCGCCTGTTCGAGATCGGCGCGCAGCGCGTCGAGATACTCGGTTTCAGGGAATCGTTCGCCTTTCCACTCGTGCGAGTTGAAATCGCAGTACGGGCACTTGCGCACGCACCACGGAAAATGCACGTACAGCGCGAGCGGCGGCAGCGACGTGAGCCGCACCTGTCCGGGCGACGTGAACGTCGCCACGACGCGCGCGCCGGTTTCCGCAGCCTGGCTCATGCGACCTCCCGCAGCGGATAGGTATCGGGCACGGTCATGCTTCCTCCGCGAGCCGCGCAAGCAGCGCCTTCAGCGCAAGCGCGCGATGGCTGTGCGTGTTCTTCACGGCCGGCTCGAGTTCGGCTGCCGTCGCGCCGAGCGACGGCAGGTAGAAATACGGGTCGTAGCCGAATCCGTGCTCGCCGCGCGGCGCGTCGACGATCTCGCCGGCCCAGCGCCCTTCGGCGAACAGCGGCTCTGGATCGTCCGCATGGCGCACGAGCGCGAGCACGCAGCAATAGTATGCGCGCCGGTCGTCGACGCCGCGCAACTGCTCGACGAGATACGCGTTGTTCGCCGCGTCGCCGTTGTCGCGGCCCGCGCGCTGCGCGTAGCGCGCCGAATAGACGCCCGGCGCGCCGCGCAGCACGCGCACGCACAGGCCCGAATCGTCAGCGATCGCCGGCAGCCCGGTGAGCCGCGACGCGTGCCGCGCCTTCGTCAGCGCGTTCTCGATGAACGTGCCGAAAGGTTCGTCCGCCTCGGGCACCGCAAGGTCGCCCTGCGGGACGATCTCGATGCCGACCGTCGAGAACAGCGCGGTGAATTCGCGCAGCTTGCCGGGGTTGTTCGACGCGAGAACGATGCGCGACAGCGGCGCGATGGTGCGATCGTCAGGCATGGCCGGCGCCCAGGACGTCTTTCTGCAGTTGCACGAGCTCGGCGATCCCGCCCTGCGCGAGGTCGAGCAGCGCGTTCATCTCGGCGCGCGAGAACGGCACGCCTTCGGCCGTGCCCTGGACTTCGACGAAACCGCCGGCGCCCGTCATCACGACGTTCATGTCGGTGTCGCAGCGCGAATCTTCCGCGTAGTCGAGGTCGAGCACCGGTGCGCCTTCGTACACGCCGACCGAGATCGCGGCGACGTGGTCGGTGAGCGGCGAGCGCGTGAGCTTGCCGGCCGCCATCAGCTTCGACACGGCGTCGTGCGCGGCGACGAATGCGCCGGTGATGCTCGCCGTGCGCGTGCCGCCGTCAGCCTGGATCACGTCGCAGTCGATGTGGATCGTGCGCGGGCCGAGTGCCTCGAGATCGAACACCGCGCGCAGCGCGCGGCCGATCAGGCGCTGAATTTCCTGCGTGCGGCCCGTCTGCTTGCCGCGCGCGGCTTCGCGGTCGCTGCGCGTGTGCGTCGCGCGCGGCAGCATCCCGTATTCGGCGGTCAGCCAGCCTTGCCCGCGATCACGCAGGAATTCGGGCACGCGCTCGGCGACGCTCGCGGTGCAGAGCACCTTGGTGTCGCCGAATTCGACCAGCACGGAGCCTTCCGCATGTTTCGTGTAGTGGCGCGTGAGGGCGACCTTGCGCAGTTCGTCGGCGCGGCGGCCGCTCGGGCGGGAAAGGGAGGACGTCATGTGGGAATCGCGGAAGGAGAGGAAACCCCGATTTTAGCGCCGAACGGCGGGCTTGCCCGGCGGGGTGGTCCGCAAAAATGGGATAATGCGCGCTTCCCGCCCCGCGCTGGTCCGATGCGCCGGGCGCCTCGACATATCCCCGCCCGCGAGGGCAACCAGACGGCGAGACGAACCATGATCTACAGCATGACGGGCTACGCGAGCGCGACGCGCGAACTCGCAACGGCCACCGGCAACGGCGGCACCAGCGTGTCGGTCGAACTGCGCACCGTGAACTCGCGCTTCCTCGACCTGAATTTCCGGATGCCGGACGACGTGCGCGCGTGCGAACCCGCGCTGCGCGAAATGCTGATGAACAAGCTGTCGCGCGGCAAGGTCGACGTGCGCATCAACCTGCAGCGCGGCGAACAGAGCATCGGCGCGGGCGCGCTGAACCAGTCGGCGCTCGGCCAGCTTGCCGATCTCGAGCGCGCGGTGCTCGACTCGTTCCCGGGCGTCGGCCGCCTGCGCGCGGGCGAGATCCTGCGCTGGCCCGGCGTGATCGCCGAAAGCGGCGTGTCGGCCGACGCGATCCGCGACGCGGTGCTCGCATGCGGCAAGGAAGCGATCGGCGAACTCGTCGTCGTGCGTTCGCGCGAAGGCGCGCAACTGGCGACGATGCTGCTGTCGAACGTCGCCGAGATGGAAGCGATCGTCGCGCGCATCACGCCGCTCGTGCCGGAGCTGATCGCGAAGCATCAGCAGAAGATCGTCGAGCGGCTGCAGGAAGCGCTCGGCATCGCGGCGCCCGAAGGCAGC encodes the following:
- the rph gene encoding ribonuclease PH; the protein is MTSSLSRPSGRRADELRKVALTRHYTKHAEGSVLVEFGDTKVLCTASVAERVPEFLRDRGQGWLTAEYGMLPRATHTRSDREAARGKQTGRTQEIQRLIGRALRAVFDLEALGPRTIHIDCDVIQADGGTRTASITGAFVAAHDAVSKLMAAGKLTRSPLTDHVAAISVGVYEGAPVLDLDYAEDSRCDTDMNVVMTGAGGFVEVQGTAEGVPFSRAEMNALLDLAQGGIAELVQLQKDVLGAGHA
- a CDS encoding YicC/YloC family endoribonuclease; translation: MIYSMTGYASATRELATATGNGGTSVSVELRTVNSRFLDLNFRMPDDVRACEPALREMLMNKLSRGKVDVRINLQRGEQSIGAGALNQSALGQLADLERAVLDSFPGVGRLRAGEILRWPGVIAESGVSADAIRDAVLACGKEAIGELVVVRSREGAQLATMLLSNVAEMEAIVARITPLVPELIAKHQQKIVERLQEALGIAAPEGSAPIVTREEAAERIRQEVTMYGIRIDIAEELSRLTAHLNETRHVIEKGGRVGKRLDFMMQELNREANTLGSKAAAKELADASMALKLLIEQMREQVQNLE
- the rdgB gene encoding RdgB/HAM1 family non-canonical purine NTP pyrophosphatase → MPDDRTIAPLSRIVLASNNPGKLREFTALFSTVGIEIVPQGDLAVPEADEPFGTFIENALTKARHASRLTGLPAIADDSGLCVRVLRGAPGVYSARYAQRAGRDNGDAANNAYLVEQLRGVDDRRAYYCCVLALVRHADDPEPLFAEGRWAGEIVDAPRGEHGFGYDPYFYLPSLGATAAELEPAVKNTHSHRALALKALLARLAEEA